A stretch of Longimicrobium terrae DNA encodes these proteins:
- a CDS encoding lipid A deacylase LpxR family protein, translated as MRSLFLLPLAAALLAAPAAAQLLGVQVTSDNDAYDFWIPPRERPDYEYSNGIRIAAEMGGARGWGRLARRVAPCAADGGEGAECTTTVELGQRLYTARVDNAQPTPGSRHFAGWLYVGGTGQVVNGPVRHTFGAEVGVTGPPSLAAQLMKTVHSIGGFWNPDGWDHQLGFEPGVTLRYGVERRLAEARVGGGRAAEVAVHAGAGAGNVYTGAQAGLQARAGLRLPDAWTAARQRGPSLYVTGGVEGAAVARNLFLDGNTFSGEPPRVHRKPLLANANWGIGAVVGGASLEYRVRTRTREYREEPGGHTYGSFEVTWRPARPR; from the coding sequence ATGCGTTCCCTCTTTCTGCTTCCGCTCGCCGCCGCGCTGCTGGCCGCCCCTGCCGCCGCGCAGCTCCTGGGCGTTCAGGTGACGTCGGATAACGACGCGTACGACTTCTGGATTCCGCCACGGGAGCGGCCGGACTACGAATACTCCAACGGCATCCGCATCGCCGCGGAGATGGGCGGCGCGCGGGGGTGGGGACGGTTGGCGCGGCGGGTGGCGCCGTGCGCGGCGGATGGTGGCGAGGGTGCGGAGTGCACCACCACCGTCGAGCTGGGCCAGCGCCTGTACACGGCGCGCGTAGACAACGCGCAGCCCACACCGGGCAGCCGTCACTTCGCGGGATGGCTGTACGTGGGCGGCACGGGACAGGTGGTGAACGGGCCCGTACGCCACACCTTTGGCGCCGAGGTGGGGGTGACGGGCCCGCCGTCGCTGGCCGCCCAGCTGATGAAGACCGTGCACTCCATTGGCGGCTTCTGGAATCCGGACGGATGGGACCACCAGCTGGGCTTTGAGCCCGGCGTGACGCTGCGCTACGGGGTCGAGCGGCGGCTGGCGGAGGCGCGGGTGGGGGGCGGCCGCGCGGCGGAGGTGGCCGTGCACGCGGGCGCGGGCGCCGGCAACGTGTACACGGGCGCGCAGGCGGGGCTTCAGGCGCGCGCGGGGCTGCGCCTGCCGGACGCATGGACGGCCGCCCGGCAGCGCGGACCGTCCTTGTACGTCACGGGCGGAGTGGAAGGGGCGGCGGTCGCGCGCAATCTGTTTCTGGACGGCAACACGTTCAGCGGCGAGCCGCCCAGAGTGCACCGCAAGCCGCTGCTGGCCAACGCGAACTGGGGGATCGGCGCGGTGGTGGGCGGCGCCAGCCTGGAGTACCGCGTGCGGACCCGAACCCGCGAGTACCGCGAAGAACCGGGCGGCCACACCTACGGCTCGTTCGAGGTCACGTGGCGCCCCGCACGCCCACGCTGA
- a CDS encoding L,D-transpeptidase family protein has protein sequence MKRAPLSAILLAAAAVLGLAAANRPEAHPLPAGTVADRVVVDKDQRTLTLMRGAAALKTYPVSLGGAPAGHKRREGDERTPEGVYRLDSRNPRSSNHLALHVSYPAPADMAAARARGESPGGQIMVHGIKNGAGWIGRLHRLADWTDGCIAVTNREMDEIWRVVPVGTPIEIRP, from the coding sequence ATGAAACGCGCCCCGCTTTCCGCCATCCTGCTGGCCGCTGCGGCGGTCCTGGGGCTCGCCGCAGCCAACCGGCCCGAAGCGCATCCGCTGCCCGCCGGCACGGTGGCGGACCGGGTCGTGGTCGATAAAGACCAGCGCACGCTCACGCTGATGCGGGGGGCGGCGGCGCTCAAGACGTACCCCGTTTCCCTGGGCGGCGCGCCCGCGGGCCACAAGCGGCGGGAAGGGGACGAGCGCACGCCGGAGGGCGTGTACCGGCTGGACAGCCGCAACCCGCGCAGCAGCAATCACCTGGCGCTCCACGTGTCCTATCCCGCGCCGGCGGACATGGCGGCGGCGCGGGCCCGCGGCGAGTCTCCGGGAGGCCAGATCATGGTGCACGGGATCAAGAACGGCGCGGGATGGATCGGGCGCCTGCACCGGCTGGCGGACTGGACGGACGGCTGCATCGCCGTCACCAACCGCGAGATGGACGAAATCTGGCGCGTCGTTCCGGTCGGCACCCCGATTGAGATCCGCCCCTGA
- a CDS encoding Rho termination factor N-terminal domain-containing protein, producing the protein MPRSWNRNDNDMYQAIKETNMDRGMSPERSEEIAARTVNKHRRQEGRTPNQRTMGTGNPNRPLEEHTRDELYNIAKQRKIEGRSKMPKEELIAAIRADH; encoded by the coding sequence ATGCCAAGAAGCTGGAACCGGAACGACAACGACATGTACCAGGCGATCAAGGAAACCAACATGGATCGCGGCATGTCTCCCGAACGCTCTGAGGAGATCGCGGCGCGCACCGTCAACAAGCACCGCCGGCAGGAAGGGCGCACCCCCAACCAGCGCACCATGGGCACCGGAAACCCCAACCGCCCGCTGGAAGAACACACCCGCGACGAGCTGTACAACATCGCCAAGCAGCGCAAGATCGAGGGGCGCAGCAAGATGCCCAAGGAAGAGCTGATCGCCGCGATCCGCGCCGATCACTGA